A region from the Mycolicibacterium phlei genome encodes:
- a CDS encoding DUF3297 family protein translates to MSEDQKPDVPPNHLSIDPRSPFYDEEALLRGVGIRVNGTEKINVHEYDVDEGWVRVEVPTAKDRRGNPMVVKLTGTVEPFFRDLEDEN, encoded by the coding sequence ATGTCCGAGGACCAGAAGCCCGACGTTCCCCCGAACCACCTCTCCATCGATCCGCGCAGCCCCTTCTACGACGAGGAGGCGCTCCTGCGTGGTGTAGGCATTCGCGTCAACGGCACCGAGAAGATCAACGTGCACGAGTACGACGTCGACGAGGGATGGGTGCGCGTCGAGGTGCCCACCGCCAAAGACCGCCGCGGCAACCCGATGGTCGTCAAGCTCACCGGCACGGTCGAACCGTTCTTCCGTGACCTGGAGGACGAGAACTAA
- the trpB gene encoding tryptophan synthase subunit beta has translation MADITGPELPRSSAAVAEPSPHDPDERGHFGKYGGRLVAEALMAVIEEVTSAYEKARGDQTFLDELDRLQRHYTGRPSPLYEAERLSEHAGGARIFLKREDLNHTGSHKINNVLGQALLAKKMGKTRVIAETGAGQHGVATATACALLGLECVIYMGAVDTARQALNVARMRLLGATVVSVESGSKTLKDAINDAFRDWVTNADSTYYCFGTAAGPHPFPMMVRDFQRVIGLEARAQIQAQAGRLPDAVTACIGGGSNAIGIFHAFIDDPGVRLVGFEAAGDGVETGRHAATFTGGSPGAFQGSFSYLLQDEDGQTIESHSISAGLDYPGVGPEHAYLKDIGRAEYRPITDTEAMDAFSLLCRTEGIIPAIESAHGVAGALKLGRELGPGSIIVVNLSGRGDKDVETAAKWFGLLDGDA, from the coding sequence GTGGCTGATATCACCGGGCCTGAACTGCCCCGTTCCAGCGCCGCCGTCGCCGAGCCGAGTCCCCACGACCCCGACGAGCGCGGACACTTCGGCAAGTACGGCGGGCGCCTGGTCGCCGAAGCCCTGATGGCGGTGATCGAAGAGGTCACCTCCGCCTACGAGAAGGCCCGCGGCGATCAGACGTTCCTCGACGAATTGGACCGCCTGCAACGGCATTACACCGGTCGGCCGTCACCGCTGTACGAGGCGGAGCGGCTGTCCGAGCACGCGGGCGGCGCCCGGATCTTCCTGAAACGAGAAGACCTCAACCACACCGGATCCCACAAGATCAACAACGTGCTGGGGCAGGCGCTGCTGGCCAAGAAGATGGGCAAGACGCGGGTGATCGCCGAGACCGGCGCCGGCCAGCACGGGGTGGCGACCGCGACGGCGTGCGCGCTGCTCGGGCTCGAGTGCGTGATCTACATGGGTGCCGTCGACACCGCGCGCCAGGCGCTCAACGTCGCGCGGATGCGGCTGCTCGGTGCGACGGTGGTGTCGGTCGAGTCGGGTTCCAAGACACTCAAGGACGCGATCAACGACGCGTTCCGCGACTGGGTCACCAACGCCGACAGCACCTACTACTGCTTCGGGACCGCGGCCGGGCCGCATCCGTTCCCGATGATGGTGCGCGACTTCCAGCGGGTGATCGGGTTGGAGGCCCGCGCGCAGATCCAGGCGCAGGCGGGCCGGCTGCCCGACGCGGTGACCGCGTGCATCGGCGGCGGCTCCAACGCGATCGGGATCTTCCACGCGTTCATCGACGATCCGGGCGTGCGGCTGGTCGGCTTCGAGGCCGCCGGCGACGGCGTCGAAACCGGCCGTCACGCAGCGACTTTCACCGGTGGTTCACCCGGTGCGTTCCAGGGCTCGTTCTCCTACCTGCTGCAGGACGAGGACGGACAGACCATCGAATCGCATTCCATCTCAGCGGGATTGGACTATCCCGGGGTGGGCCCCGAGCACGCCTACCTCAAGGACATCGGCCGCGCCGAGTACCGGCCGATCACCGACACCGAGGCGATGGACGCGTTCTCGCTGCTGTGCCGCACCGAGGGCATCATCCCGGCGATCGAGTCGGCGCACGGGGTGGCCGGTGCACTCAAGCTCGGCAGGGAGCTGGGCCCCGGTTCGATCATCGTGGTGAACCTGTCGGGCCGCGGCGACAAGGATGTCGAGACCGCCGCGAAGTGGTTCGGGCTGTTGGACGGTGACGCGTGA
- the hisF gene encoding imidazole glycerol phosphate synthase subunit HisF, translating into MNPKDLAVRVIPCLDVDGGRVVKGVNFENLRDAGDPVELAAAYDAEGADELTFLDVTASSSGRATMLEVVKRTAEQVFIPLTVGGGVRSVEDVDVLLRAGADKVSVNTAAIARPELLAEMSRQFGSQCIVLSVDARTVPEGGQPTPSGWEVTTHGGRRGTGIDAIEWAVRGAELGVGEILLNSMDADGTKAGFDLPMIRAVRGAVNIPVIASGGAGAPEHFAPAVQAGADAVLAASVFHFRDLTIGQVKAAMAAEGIVVR; encoded by the coding sequence ATGAACCCGAAAGATCTGGCGGTCCGCGTCATCCCGTGCCTCGACGTCGACGGCGGCCGGGTGGTCAAGGGCGTCAACTTCGAGAACCTGCGTGACGCGGGGGATCCCGTCGAACTGGCGGCCGCCTACGACGCGGAGGGCGCCGACGAGCTGACCTTCCTCGACGTCACCGCGTCCTCGTCGGGGCGGGCCACCATGCTCGAGGTGGTCAAGCGCACCGCCGAGCAGGTGTTCATCCCGCTGACCGTCGGCGGCGGGGTGCGCTCGGTCGAGGACGTCGACGTGCTGCTGCGCGCCGGCGCCGACAAGGTGTCGGTGAACACCGCGGCCATCGCCCGGCCCGAACTGCTGGCCGAGATGTCGCGGCAGTTCGGCTCGCAGTGCATCGTGCTGTCGGTCGACGCCCGCACCGTGCCCGAGGGTGGCCAGCCGACCCCGTCGGGCTGGGAGGTCACCACCCACGGCGGGCGGCGCGGCACCGGCATCGACGCGATCGAATGGGCGGTGCGCGGCGCCGAACTCGGCGTCGGCGAGATCCTGCTGAACTCCATGGACGCCGACGGCACCAAGGCCGGCTTCGACCTGCCGATGATCCGCGCGGTGCGCGGCGCGGTGAACATCCCGGTGATCGCCAGCGGCGGTGCCGGTGCGCCAGAGCATTTCGCGCCCGCCGTGCAGGCAGGCGCCGACGCGGTGCTGGCGGCCAGCGTGTTCCACTTCCGCGACCTGACCATCGGGCAGGTGAAGGCGGCGATGGCCGCGGAGGGGATCGTGGTGCGATGA
- a CDS encoding inositol monophosphatase family protein, translated as MAVDVGDLNALVAEAARILDEASVPFIEGHRAESAVQKKGNDFATEVDLAIERQVVAALTERTGIGVHGEEFGGADLNSPLVWVLDPIDGTFNYAAGSPMAAILLGLVRDGEPVAGLTWIPFTGEKFTAVVGGPLRKNGVEQPPVEPTPLSDAIVGMSTFNVDSRGRVPGRYRLAVMENLSRECSRMRMHGATGIDLAYTAAGILGGAISFSGHPWDHAAGVALIRAAGGVVTDLAGGDWKVDSPSALVGAPGTHQQLLDLLRAVGDPEDYR; from the coding sequence ATGGCGGTGGACGTCGGCGACCTCAACGCGCTGGTCGCCGAGGCCGCCCGGATCCTCGACGAGGCGTCGGTCCCGTTCATCGAGGGGCACCGAGCGGAGTCCGCGGTGCAGAAGAAGGGCAACGACTTCGCCACCGAGGTGGATCTGGCCATCGAACGCCAGGTGGTGGCCGCGCTCACCGAGCGCACCGGGATCGGGGTGCACGGCGAGGAGTTCGGCGGCGCCGACCTGAACTCGCCGCTGGTGTGGGTGCTCGACCCGATCGACGGCACGTTCAACTACGCCGCCGGTTCGCCGATGGCGGCGATCCTGCTGGGCCTGGTCCGCGACGGCGAACCGGTCGCCGGGCTGACCTGGATTCCGTTCACCGGCGAGAAGTTCACCGCCGTCGTCGGCGGACCGCTGCGCAAGAACGGGGTGGAGCAGCCGCCGGTCGAACCGACGCCGCTGTCGGACGCCATCGTCGGGATGAGCACGTTCAACGTCGACTCCCGCGGCCGGGTGCCCGGACGTTACCGGCTCGCGGTCATGGAGAACCTGAGCCGGGAGTGCTCGCGGATGCGTATGCACGGCGCCACCGGCATCGACCTGGCCTACACAGCGGCCGGAATCCTCGGCGGCGCAATCAGTTTCAGCGGGCACCCGTGGGACCACGCCGCCGGGGTCGCGCTGATCCGGGCGGCCGGGGGAGTGGTCACCGACCTGGCGGGCGGCGACTGGAAGGTGGACTCGCCGTCGGCGCTGGTCGGGGCTCCCGGCACGCATCAGCAACTGCTCGATCTGCTGCGTGCGGTCGGCGATCCGGAGGACTACCGATGA
- the trpA gene encoding tryptophan synthase subunit alpha translates to MSRLGPIFETCRNEGRAALIGYLPTGFPDVQTSISAMTTLVENGCDVVEVGVAYSDPGMDGPVIAAATEAALRGGVRVRDALTAVEAIANAGGSAVVMTYWNPVLKWGVDAFARDLAAAGGLGLITPDLIPEEADEWMAASEAHDLDRIFLVAPSSTPERLSMTVRASRGFVYAASTMGVTGARDAVSSAAPELVRRVREVSDIPVGVGLGVRSREQAAEIASYADGVIVGSALVSALQDGVDAVAALTTELAEGVRQRITA, encoded by the coding sequence GTGAGCCGGTTGGGTCCCATCTTCGAGACGTGCCGAAACGAGGGCCGCGCCGCGCTGATCGGGTATCTGCCGACGGGGTTTCCCGATGTGCAGACCTCGATCTCGGCGATGACCACACTGGTCGAGAACGGCTGCGATGTCGTCGAGGTAGGTGTCGCGTACTCCGATCCGGGTATGGACGGACCGGTGATCGCGGCCGCCACCGAGGCGGCGCTGCGCGGCGGGGTGCGGGTGCGCGACGCGCTCACCGCGGTCGAGGCCATCGCCAACGCCGGGGGTAGCGCGGTGGTGATGACGTACTGGAACCCCGTGCTGAAGTGGGGTGTGGACGCGTTCGCCCGTGACCTGGCGGCCGCCGGGGGACTGGGGCTGATCACCCCGGACCTCATCCCGGAGGAGGCCGACGAGTGGATGGCCGCCTCGGAGGCGCACGATCTGGACCGGATCTTCCTGGTGGCGCCGTCGTCGACGCCGGAGCGGCTGTCGATGACGGTGAGGGCCTCGCGCGGTTTCGTCTACGCCGCCTCGACGATGGGCGTCACCGGCGCCCGCGACGCGGTGTCGTCGGCCGCACCGGAGCTCGTGCGCCGGGTCCGCGAGGTGTCCGACATCCCGGTCGGTGTGGGTCTCGGTGTGCGGTCACGTGAGCAGGCGGCGGAGATCGCCTCCTACGCCGACGGCGTGATCGTCGGCTCGGCGTTGGTGTCGGCGCTGCAGGACGGGGTGGACGCGGTCGCGGCGCTGACCACGGAACTGGCAGAAGGCGTCCGGCAGAGGATCACTGCGTGA
- a CDS encoding ABC transporter ATP-binding protein, with the protein MTAVLELADVTFRRNGKQIIDGISLTVQAGEHWALLGPNGAGKSTLLGFCAAMTFPTTGTVTILGNRMGRTDLAALRHSIGHVNPRHRLQHPLTVREVVLTGITATIDVPMRWTPTAKQLAHADAMIDAVGLSHKASDAWPTLSQGERGRTLIARALVAEPKLLLLDEPTTGLDVAAREQLLETLDTLDETHPDVASILVTHHLEELPTTTTHALLIAEGRTVASGPARETVTTGTVSAAFAHPVKVSYDEGRWSARASGARSWAASKQV; encoded by the coding sequence GTGACCGCGGTCCTCGAGCTCGCCGATGTGACGTTCCGGCGCAACGGCAAGCAGATCATCGACGGCATCTCGTTGACCGTGCAGGCCGGTGAACACTGGGCGCTGCTGGGTCCCAACGGCGCAGGCAAGAGCACCCTGCTGGGTTTCTGCGCGGCGATGACGTTCCCGACCACCGGCACCGTCACCATCCTCGGCAACCGGATGGGCCGCACCGATCTGGCGGCGCTGCGCCATTCGATCGGCCACGTCAACCCGCGGCACCGGTTGCAGCACCCGCTGACCGTCCGCGAGGTGGTGCTGACCGGCATCACCGCCACCATCGACGTGCCGATGCGGTGGACGCCGACCGCCAAGCAGCTCGCCCATGCCGACGCGATGATCGACGCGGTCGGCTTGTCGCACAAGGCATCCGACGCGTGGCCGACGCTGTCGCAGGGTGAGCGGGGCCGCACGCTGATCGCGCGGGCACTGGTCGCCGAGCCGAAGCTGCTACTGCTCGACGAGCCCACCACCGGCCTGGACGTGGCCGCCCGCGAACAGCTGTTGGAGACCCTCGACACGCTCGACGAGACCCATCCCGACGTGGCGTCGATCCTGGTCACCCACCACCTCGAGGAACTGCCGACCACGACGACGCACGCCCTGCTGATCGCCGAGGGCCGCACGGTGGCCAGCGGACCTGCGCGCGAGACGGTGACGACGGGGACCGTCAGCGCGGCGTTCGCGCACCCGGTGAAGGTCAGCTACGACGAGGGCCGCTGGTCGGCGCGGGCCTCGGGGGCGAGGAGTTGGGCGGCGTCGAAGCAGGTGTGA
- a CDS encoding TM2 domain-containing protein, producing the protein MTEPPFSGNEPGATPPPGQYPPPPGQYPPPPGQYPPPPGYPAFVDPTAPYGRHPLTGEPYSGKSKVIAGLLQLIGLVGIAGVGRIYLGYTTLGVVQLIVGLVTCGLGAVIWGIIDAVLILTDRVRDPQGLPLRDTT; encoded by the coding sequence ATGACTGAGCCGCCGTTCAGTGGCAATGAGCCCGGTGCCACCCCGCCGCCCGGACAGTACCCGCCTCCACCCGGCCAATATCCGCCCCCGCCCGGGCAGTATCCGCCGCCACCGGGGTATCCGGCCTTCGTCGATCCGACAGCGCCCTACGGCCGTCACCCGCTGACGGGGGAGCCGTACTCGGGGAAGTCGAAGGTCATCGCCGGGCTGCTGCAGCTGATCGGGTTGGTGGGCATCGCCGGCGTCGGCCGGATCTACCTCGGCTACACCACCCTCGGTGTCGTTCAGCTCATCGTCGGCCTCGTCACCTGCGGCCTCGGCGCGGTGATCTGGGGCATCATCGACGCGGTGCTGATCCTCACCGACCGGGTCCGCGACCCGCAGGGACTCCCGCTGCGCGACACCACCTGA
- the hisI gene encoding phosphoribosyl-AMP cyclohydrolase, translating to MSALDPEIAARLKRDANGLIAAVVQERSTRQVLMMAWMNDEALARTLETRRATYFSRSRQQLWVKGETSGHTQYVHSVRLDCDGDTVLLEVDQVDGACHTGDHTCFDAAQLLAPEARADQRPSS from the coding sequence ATGAGCGCGCTGGATCCGGAGATCGCGGCGCGGCTCAAACGCGACGCCAACGGGCTGATCGCCGCCGTCGTGCAGGAGCGGTCCACCCGGCAGGTGCTGATGATGGCGTGGATGAACGACGAGGCGCTGGCCCGCACGCTGGAAACCCGTCGCGCAACGTACTTCTCACGGTCACGTCAGCAGCTGTGGGTCAAGGGCGAGACCTCCGGGCACACCCAGTACGTGCACTCGGTGCGACTGGACTGCGACGGCGACACCGTGCTGCTGGAGGTCGACCAGGTCGACGGCGCCTGCCACACCGGCGATCACACCTGCTTCGACGCCGCCCAACTCCTCGCCCCCGAGGCCCGCGCCGACCAGCGGCCCTCGTCGTAG
- a CDS encoding peroxiredoxin produces the protein MKQGDLREGDTVADFTLPDQTGTPRSLSGLLEAGPIVLFFYPAAMTPGCTREACHFRDLAAEFAAVGATPVGISTDPVDRQATFAGREGFGYPLLSDSDGAVATRFGVKRGLLGRVLPVKRTTFVIDTDRTVLAVIASEVNMNAHADKALAVLRQRRSA, from the coding sequence ATGAAGCAGGGTGACCTCAGAGAAGGCGACACGGTCGCGGACTTCACGCTGCCGGACCAGACCGGCACGCCGCGCAGCCTCAGCGGGCTGCTCGAAGCCGGCCCCATCGTGTTGTTCTTCTATCCCGCCGCCATGACCCCGGGCTGCACCAGGGAGGCGTGCCACTTCCGGGACCTGGCCGCGGAGTTCGCCGCCGTCGGCGCCACCCCGGTGGGCATCAGCACCGACCCGGTCGACCGGCAGGCCACGTTCGCCGGTCGGGAGGGTTTCGGTTACCCGCTGCTGTCGGACAGCGACGGCGCGGTGGCCACCCGGTTCGGCGTCAAACGCGGGCTGCTGGGCAGGGTCCTGCCGGTCAAACGCACCACGTTCGTGATCGACACCGACCGTACGGTGCTGGCGGTGATCGCCTCCGAGGTCAACATGAACGCCCACGCCGACAAGGCCCTCGCGGTGCTGCGGCAGCGCCGGTCAGCGTGA
- the trpC gene encoding indole-3-glycerol phosphate synthase TrpC: MSSATVLDSIIEGVRADVAAREELVPLAEIKARAKDAPPPLDVMAALRAPGIAVIAEVKRASPSRGDLANIPDPADLARAYEAGGARVISVLTEQRRFKGSLADLDAVRAAVSIPVLRKDFIVQPYQIHEARAHGADMLLLIVAALEQSVLEALLERTESLGMTALVEVHTEEEADRALSAGASVIGVNARDLKTMTVDRDCFARIAPGLPTDVIRVAESGVRGPADLLAYAGAGADAVLVGEGVVTSGDPRTAVADLVTAGTHPSCPKPAR; encoded by the coding sequence ATGAGTTCGGCAACCGTGCTCGACTCGATCATCGAGGGAGTCCGCGCCGACGTCGCCGCCCGCGAGGAACTGGTCCCGCTCGCCGAGATCAAGGCCAGGGCCAAGGACGCGCCGCCTCCGCTGGACGTGATGGCGGCGCTTCGCGCCCCAGGCATCGCGGTGATCGCGGAGGTCAAGCGGGCCAGTCCGTCGCGCGGCGATCTGGCCAACATTCCCGACCCCGCCGATCTGGCCCGGGCCTACGAGGCCGGCGGTGCGCGCGTGATCAGCGTGCTGACCGAGCAGCGCCGGTTCAAGGGGTCGCTGGCCGATCTGGACGCGGTGCGCGCGGCGGTGTCAATCCCGGTGCTGCGCAAGGACTTCATCGTGCAGCCGTACCAGATCCACGAGGCGCGGGCGCACGGCGCCGACATGCTGCTGCTGATCGTCGCGGCGCTGGAGCAGTCGGTGCTCGAGGCGCTGCTGGAGCGCACCGAGTCGTTGGGCATGACCGCGCTGGTCGAGGTGCACACCGAGGAGGAGGCCGACCGCGCGCTGTCGGCGGGCGCCTCCGTGATCGGGGTCAACGCCCGCGATCTGAAGACGATGACCGTCGACCGGGACTGCTTCGCGCGGATCGCGCCGGGGCTGCCCACCGACGTCATCCGCGTCGCCGAGTCCGGCGTCCGGGGGCCGGCGGACCTGCTGGCCTACGCCGGCGCTGGCGCCGACGCCGTCCTGGTCGGCGAGGGCGTGGTCACCAGCGGTGATCCGCGTACCGCCGTCGCCGATCTCGTCACCGCCGGCACGCATCCGTCGTGCCCGAAACCCGCACGCTGA
- a CDS encoding TIGR02234 family membrane protein, translated as MIRAAQAGLALAAAGLWGASRLTWVEVTSFDGLGQPKTVALSGGTWSTALVPLAVLLLAAAVAALAVRGWPLRALAVLVAAVSAGTVYLAISLWVITDVAVRASNLAESPVADIIGTQRHYTGAVLTLVASVLTLVCAVLLMRSAGRDTATPARYSRRTAPPQARTGDTQSGETMSERAIWDALDAGTDPTDPDNKGR; from the coding sequence GTGATCCGGGCGGCCCAGGCAGGACTCGCGCTCGCCGCGGCGGGCCTGTGGGGTGCCTCGCGGCTCACCTGGGTCGAGGTGACGTCGTTCGACGGGCTGGGCCAGCCGAAGACCGTCGCGCTCAGCGGCGGCACCTGGTCGACGGCGCTGGTGCCGCTGGCGGTGCTGCTGCTGGCCGCAGCGGTGGCCGCGCTGGCGGTGCGCGGATGGCCGTTGCGGGCGCTGGCGGTGCTGGTCGCCGCTGTCAGCGCGGGCACCGTGTACCTGGCGATCAGCCTGTGGGTGATCACCGATGTGGCGGTGCGGGCCTCCAACCTCGCCGAATCGCCGGTCGCCGACATCATCGGCACCCAGCGCCACTACACCGGCGCGGTGCTCACCCTCGTCGCCTCGGTGCTGACGCTGGTGTGCGCGGTGCTGCTGATGCGCTCGGCCGGCCGGGACACGGCCACTCCGGCGCGCTACAGCCGCCGCACCGCCCCACCACAGGCCCGAACCGGGGACACCCAGAGCGGTGAGACGATGTCCGAACGGGCCATCTGGGACGCCCTCGACGCGGGCACCGATCCGACTGATCCGGACAACAAGGGGCGGTGA
- a CDS encoding anthranilate synthase component I has translation MQSTATPLALTTSREDFRALAAGHRVVPVTRKVLADSETPLSAYRKLAANRPGTFLLESAENGRSWSRWSFIGAGAPSALTVRDGEAVWLGTTPQDAPQGGDPLVALRQTLELLRTEPVPGLPPLSSGLVGFFAYDMVRRLERLPELTVDDLGLPDMLLLLATDIAAVDHHEGTITLIANAVNWNGTDERVDWAYDDAVARLDVMTAALGEPLPSTVATFSRPEPRHRAQRTLDEYTRIVDKLVGDIEAGEAFQVVPSQRFEMDTTADPLDVYRMLRVSNPSPYMYLLNVPDADGGLDFSIVGSSPEALVTVKDGRATTHPIAGTRWRGATEEEDLLLEKELLADEKERAEHLMLVDLGRNDLGRVCTPGTVKVEDYSHIERYSHVMHLVSTVTGLLAEGRTALDAVAACFPAGTLTGAPKVRAMELIEEVELTRRGLYGGVLGYLDFAGNADFAIAIRTALMRDGVAYVQAGGGVVADSNGPYEFTEASNKARAVLNAIAAAETLSEP, from the coding sequence GTGCAATCCACCGCCACCCCGCTCGCGCTGACGACCTCGCGCGAGGACTTCCGGGCACTGGCCGCCGGGCACCGCGTGGTGCCGGTGACCCGCAAGGTCCTCGCCGACAGCGAGACGCCGCTGTCGGCGTACCGCAAGCTGGCCGCCAACCGGCCCGGAACGTTTCTGCTGGAGTCCGCCGAGAACGGCCGGTCCTGGTCGCGCTGGTCGTTCATCGGCGCCGGTGCGCCGTCGGCGCTGACCGTGCGCGACGGTGAGGCGGTGTGGCTGGGCACCACCCCGCAGGACGCCCCGCAGGGCGGAGACCCGCTGGTCGCGCTGCGCCAGACCCTGGAGCTGCTCAGGACCGAGCCGGTGCCCGGGCTGCCTCCGCTGTCCAGCGGGCTGGTCGGCTTCTTCGCCTACGACATGGTGCGCCGGCTGGAGCGGTTGCCCGAGCTGACCGTCGACGACCTCGGCCTGCCGGACATGCTGCTGCTGCTGGCCACCGACATCGCCGCCGTCGACCACCACGAGGGCACCATCACGCTGATCGCCAACGCGGTGAACTGGAACGGCACCGACGAGCGGGTGGACTGGGCCTACGACGACGCCGTGGCCCGGCTGGACGTGATGACCGCCGCACTCGGCGAGCCGCTGCCCTCGACGGTGGCGACGTTCAGCAGGCCCGAGCCGCGGCACCGCGCGCAGCGCACCCTCGACGAGTACACCCGCATCGTCGACAAGCTGGTCGGCGACATCGAGGCCGGTGAGGCGTTCCAGGTGGTGCCGTCGCAGCGGTTCGAGATGGACACCACCGCCGATCCGCTCGACGTGTACCGGATGCTGCGGGTGTCCAACCCCAGCCCGTACATGTACCTGCTCAACGTGCCCGACGCCGACGGCGGCCTGGACTTCTCGATCGTCGGCTCCAGCCCGGAGGCGCTGGTGACGGTCAAGGACGGCCGGGCCACCACCCACCCGATCGCGGGCACCCGCTGGCGCGGCGCCACCGAGGAGGAGGACCTGCTGCTCGAGAAGGAGCTGCTGGCCGACGAGAAGGAACGCGCCGAACATCTGATGCTGGTCGACCTCGGCCGCAACGACCTGGGCCGGGTGTGCACCCCCGGCACGGTGAAGGTCGAGGACTACAGCCACATCGAGCGCTACAGCCACGTCATGCACCTGGTGTCGACGGTGACCGGGCTGCTGGCCGAGGGTAGGACCGCGCTGGACGCGGTCGCCGCGTGCTTCCCGGCCGGCACCCTGACCGGTGCGCCGAAGGTGCGGGCGATGGAGCTCATCGAGGAGGTCGAGCTGACCCGTCGCGGCCTGTACGGCGGCGTGCTGGGCTACCTCGACTTCGCGGGCAACGCCGACTTCGCGATCGCGATCCGCACCGCGCTGATGCGCGACGGGGTCGCCTACGTGCAGGCCGGCGGCGGCGTCGTCGCCGACTCCAACGGGCCCTACGAGTTCACCGAGGCCTCCAACAAGGCCCGCGCGGTGCTCAACGCCATCGCCGCGGCGGAAACGCTGTCCGAACCGTGA
- the lgt gene encoding prolipoprotein diacylglyceryl transferase, producing the protein MSATDSAVTYLAAIPSPAQGVWHLGPVPLRAYALCIIAGIIVALILGDRRWEARGGERGVIYDIALWAVPFGLLGGRIYHVITDWHRYFGEGGAGFSGVLRIWEGGLGIWGAVALGGVGAWIACRRRKIPLPAFGDAIAPGIVLAQAIGRLGNYFNQELYGGPTTVPWALEIYERRNAAGVVDNLNGVSTGEVVALVHPTFLYELLWNVLVFVVLIWVDRRFKFGHGRLFALYVAAYCVGRFWIELLRADEATLIEGVRINSFTATFVFIGAVVYIMVAPKGREDPASLRAQDWPEDLTEELTAVSATSGVVAAVKAAADEEITQRLPAEALVADPPDEELTDILAEAGEDVDQQRVAQQHDDDPEDGLLDVLAEATEHIFYVFDPTPTPDPEPAADPVEEDAGEPEVETFEHARRLAELTDDDGLIDVLAEAAEQLATETGIDLYGTSQPAAADDPEPVTAEPEFDEAEEPEASEEPADEPEPEPEESGRVRRWLRRRNR; encoded by the coding sequence GTGAGCGCGACGGACTCGGCGGTGACGTACCTGGCGGCGATACCCAGCCCGGCGCAGGGCGTCTGGCATCTGGGACCGGTACCGCTGCGGGCCTACGCGCTGTGCATCATCGCCGGCATCATCGTGGCGCTGATCCTCGGCGACCGCCGGTGGGAGGCCCGCGGCGGCGAACGCGGCGTCATCTACGACATCGCGCTGTGGGCGGTGCCGTTCGGTCTGCTCGGCGGCCGGATCTACCACGTGATCACCGACTGGCACCGGTATTTCGGCGAGGGCGGAGCCGGGTTCAGCGGTGTGCTGCGCATCTGGGAGGGCGGCCTCGGCATCTGGGGCGCGGTCGCGCTGGGCGGTGTGGGCGCCTGGATCGCCTGCCGCAGACGCAAGATCCCGCTGCCCGCGTTCGGCGACGCGATCGCGCCGGGAATCGTTCTGGCACAGGCGATCGGGCGGCTCGGCAACTATTTCAACCAGGAGCTGTACGGCGGGCCGACGACGGTGCCGTGGGCGCTGGAGATCTACGAGCGGCGCAACGCCGCAGGCGTGGTGGACAACCTCAACGGCGTGTCGACCGGCGAGGTCGTCGCGCTGGTGCACCCCACGTTCCTGTACGAACTGCTGTGGAACGTCCTGGTTTTCGTCGTGCTGATCTGGGTCGACCGGCGGTTCAAGTTCGGCCACGGCCGGTTGTTCGCGCTGTATGTGGCGGCCTACTGCGTGGGCCGGTTCTGGATCGAGCTGCTGCGGGCCGATGAGGCCACGCTGATCGAGGGTGTCCGGATCAACTCGTTCACCGCGACGTTCGTGTTCATCGGCGCCGTCGTGTACATCATGGTCGCGCCGAAGGGGCGGGAGGATCCGGCGTCGCTGAGGGCCCAGGACTGGCCGGAGGACCTGACCGAGGAACTGACGGCGGTCTCCGCGACGTCGGGCGTCGTGGCCGCGGTGAAGGCCGCCGCCGACGAGGAGATCACCCAGCGGCTGCCCGCCGAGGCGCTCGTCGCCGACCCGCCCGACGAGGAGCTCACCGACATCCTGGCCGAGGCGGGAGAGGACGTCGACCAGCAGCGAGTCGCGCAACAGCACGACGACGATCCGGAGGACGGCCTGCTCGACGTGCTGGCCGAGGCGACCGAGCACATCTTCTACGTGTTCGATCCGACGCCGACGCCCGACCCCGAGCCGGCCGCTGATCCGGTCGAGGAGGATGCGGGCGAACCGGAGGTCGAGACCTTCGAGCATGCGCGCAGGCTCGCCGAGCTCACCGATGACGACGGGCTGATCGACGTGCTGGCCGAGGCCGCCGAACAACTGGCCACCGAGACGGGGATCGACCTGTACGGCACGTCGCAACCGGCCGCGGCCGACGACCCCGAGCCTGTGACGGCTGAGCCTGAGTTCGACGAGGCTGAGGAGCCCGAGGCAAGCGAGGAACCCGCGGACGAGCCCGAGCCCGAACCTGAAGAAAGCGGCCGAGTGCGCCGGTGGCTGCGGCGCCGCAACCGCTGA